The stretch of DNA TGGGCTTAAAGTACAATCAATTGATATTGAGCTTGCACAATTTCTAGGCCCAATATACAATATCCAACAGTGGAATccgaaactaaaataaattgaattcaAAATCCATTTTCCAAACTATTTAGTTATGTAGTTTGAAATCTAGATTCTGAAACCTTTTAGAATAAAAAATCAGAAATGTTTGTTTCTGTTCTAACATGTTTTTTTTGCAAATAACTACACAATTTTCCAATGTTTTAATACCAATCATTAAACTATCAAAATAATATCCGAATGCTTTAACCgaacacaaaagttgaatgaaGTGTCAAAAATTAAGTGTCTTTGATGTTGAATTGATGCAAGAAGTAAGAATTAACAAAAATAGAGTTTATGGATTGCAAGAGGGATTTTGGATCTTCAAAACACGAATGTAAGGTAATTGTTTCTGTTACTAAAATAGGAATTTTGGAATCTATTTTCcgaatatttttctatttcaaaaaatagattccGAAATAAGCTTAGGGGTAAAATGAGTTTTTTGGGGAGGGAAAAAAGAATCATGGGGAGGGGGGGGTGAAGAGAAATTTTCTTAAACATATATGTTTAAAATGGGCCAAGGCCCAAACTATGATTATATTATATCACTCGAAACTGAAAAATGCGGAGAAAAAAGCGACGGTATATAAGAATTTTTGAActttccaaaaacaaaaaagcagAGAAAAATGGCGGCAACGAGTGACGAAGAAATGGAATCACTACTTTCAGCTTTCAATCAGATCTACGAGGTATTCAAAACCGTAACTAAGCTTCAATCATCAACGATTAACCCTAATTATTGATTTTTCATagttaatttttcatgaatttcCTCTGGTAATGTAATGATTCAGGATGTGAAGATTGGGATTTCGGAAATCCAATCTCTGCAATCAAAACACAATTCAGAGTTAAAATTGCGTGAATCTCTCCAAATCACTTGCAATAACCTCAAAAAAGGTATGTTCAACAACGATGATGAATTAATAATTCGAATTCGACGATTTCCTATTTCAATTTGTATAGTATTTGTTGTAATTTtgcaaaatgaagaaaatgaagagttGGCGAAATTGTATTCTGAATCCTTCAAGAATGTTGCTGATCAGGTTCTTCAATCAATCgcttgtttatttgttttttatttggattttcGAATAATTTTTCGTTGGtatgtttgttaattttattgattgattgatgcACAGCTTGATTTTCGAGCAAAATGCGTGAATTTGAAAGAAGAACTTGAAAGATCGAATAATGAAGTTATCTCTAAAGAAGATGTGAGTTTTGTCAATTGAAGATAAAAGATAGAAAATTTGATTGTTAATTGTTGGAAAAATTtgattcagttttttttttctggagCAGGAACATAGGAGGGCATTAAAATTGCTTGAGCAAGAATATAATGAAAAAATTACTAGATTAGAAGCTCAAGTTAAGTGAGTATTTCTGTTACTAAACTTatgttttgttctttcttttaatGGTTATGCCATTGGAAATTCAATGTGAATTGTGAAATTTCAAGTTAGTGGTGAATGAATTTCATTACAAAATTGTACTCACCACATTTAAGATATATGCTTCAATGGTTATTCTATCGTTTGCATGAATATCTGTCGGCATTATTTACCGAGAAAATTATATTCACATCAGCTCTTTTTATTATTGGAAAATGTTAGTGGTTAGTTTGTTAGGGGAAGTGGGAAATATTAGTAGCAGATATCGAACTTTGAACCTCCTACATATAACTCATTTGTTGTTGCAATCCATAAAACTAAGTCAGCTCAATTCTTTGAAGTGTGCCGAGGATCAAACCGGAAACAACTAGGGAGCGATACTTGACACATGACAAGTATGGACATGTAACGCCGGCATGTTGGCTCAATTCTATTTATACGAAAGTACACACGGCCTTGTGTAATTAAGCTGTTATCAATGTCTTTAACATAATTGAGAATGTACTAGTATGTGTCGATTAAGCATACCATATTGAAGGTTAAAGCAAATTCTCATTAAATCATTATCTTAAGATTGAGCGAAAATATCAGTTTCAGGTCAAATTTACTATATGGAAGTAATTTTGGTTTTTAGGCTGCAAATCCTGCTACCTAACAAATTGATCCCACATTATGTTAGGGAATCTCTGCATGACAAAGCAACATATGAAGCCACCATAAATCAACTCCATGGAGATATAGCAGCCCATAAAACTCATATGCAAGTTCTCGCAAACCGGTTGGATCAAAACCATTTTGAAGTTGAATCAAAGTGTGAGGCACTTCATTAATATTTTAGCTTTAGAAGTATAAAATTTTCTTTAAGACAATGTTTTAAGATATCTGTATTCTGTATTGGTTGAAAGTTTGTTTGCTTTGCTCATCATGGTTTGACAGATAGTTCTGAAATTCGGGATTTGAAAGATTGTCTTATGGCTGAGCAGGAAGAGAAAAATGACTTAAATAGAAAAGTGCAGCATTTGGAAAAAGAATGTAAGCTTAAGTCTCATTCCactcaaattcaattaattgcAATTGAATTTACATAAAACCagtttattgttttgtttaagCATTTTCATATTCTATCACCTTATAAAATTAGTGGTAGAGTGATTATATATTTGTGTCCACTGCAGTGCTGCTTTTTAAAGCAAAGGTGGTTGATCAACAACAAGAAATGACATCAAATTGGCAGGTGGAAACACTTAAGCAGAAAATCATGAAACTAAGAAAGGAAAATGAGGTCCTGAAAAGAAAGTTCTCTCAAATTGAAGGCAAGTAATGATGAAAAATTCACGATTAACAATTCGAGTTTGCTGCGATGCGGCATATTCCATATTAACAGAGTGATATACATACTTTCTAAGCATTTCAACCTTAGCCTTTCTGATTAAAGGGGTTGATGTATGGGAAAAAAGGGTAAGTATAAAAGATCAATTGTATAAATTTAGAAAACATCCATAGGATATTTGCTTAAAATAAGATTGACAATAACATACTTTCTGTCACTAGACATATGATATCAAGATGCAACACCTAATTAAGACCACATCCAACAAAAACTAAGTAACTATTAGAtcggaaaatgctaaatagttcCCCggagcactagttaagcatactaataaatattattaattttgcgGACTAGTCATCTTTGTTGAGTATAGGAAGAAAATGACATACCAATTTGATCAAATAGCCATACTGTCATTTTTTTGCCCAAACCTCAATTTCTCAAGTAGCCATACTACTGTGATCAAATAGTTACATCACAACCTATTCATTCAAAAAATGTTTTCCAATCAGTTCAATGTGAAATCAATTTAtaatcttaaaaattaaattattattccAGTTCACTTTTTATATTGATTACTACTTTTCAAACTGTGTTAGGCTTAACCCTCacaaaaatttgttttcatatttaGTTCATGTTCGACTTTGCCATAAGTACTCTTTCCTTTCACACCCATAACTCTTACCCCTCTCGATCACTTGTCGCAAACAAGGACACTATGCAACCCCTTTTTGCCGTTGTACTCACTCGGTGAAAATTGTCACACTCAAGAGAAACTACAAA from Trifolium pratense cultivar HEN17-A07 linkage group LG5, ARS_RC_1.1, whole genome shotgun sequence encodes:
- the LOC123884553 gene encoding protein At-4/1; the protein is MAATSDEEMESLLSAFNQIYEDVKIGISEIQSLQSKHNSELKLRESLQITCNNLKKENEELAKLYSESFKNVADQLDFRAKCVNLKEELERSNNEVISKEDEHRRALKLLEQEYNEKITRLEAQVKESLHDKATYEATINQLHGDIAAHKTHMQVLANRLDQNHFEVESKYSSEIRDLKDCLMAEQEEKNDLNRKVQHLEKELLLFKAKVVDQQQEMTSNWQVETLKQKIMKLRKENEVLKRKFSQIEGK